The nucleotide window CGTGGACGTCGGCCACGGCCAGCTGCACCCGCGCCTGCGCGATGACGCGCGGGTTCGGTTGCTCGAAGGCGTCAACGCGCGGCATCTGATTGCTTCACAATTGATAGCTGCTCGCGCTTGTCAGACAAGCGCGAGCAGCCCATTTGATCCAAGTTTCGATTTGATCGTTGGCGACCTGTCCTTCATCTCGCTCACGCTGGTCATGCCCGCTCTGGCGCCCCTGCTGAAAGCCGCTGGCCACGCGCTGCTGCTGGTCAAGCCGCAGTTCGAGCTGCAGCCGGCCGATATCGGCAAGGGCGGCGTCGTGCGCGATGCGGCCCTGTACGCCCAGGTCGAGCAGCGCTTGCGCGCGGCTTGCGCCGAACTGGGTTGGCGCGTCGCGCACTGGCTGCCCAGCGCCGTCACCGGCGGCGACGGCAACCGCGAATTCTTCATTCATGCCGTGCACACGGCATCACCCACAGTGACCCCATGAGTTTCCCCATCAGCCTTGAATTCTTTCCCCCCAAAACGCCCGAAGGTGCCGAAAAGCTGCGTGCCGTGCGCCAGAAGCTGTATGCGCTGAGGCCTGAGTTCTGCTCCGTCACCTTCGGCGCCGGCGGCTCGACGCAGGAGGGCACGCTGGACACCGTGCGCGAGATCGTCGGCGAGGGCCTGCACGGCGTGCCGCACCTGTCGTGCATCGGCCAGACGCAGGCCAGCATCCGCCAGCGCCTGGCCACCTACCAGCAAGCGGGCGTGCAGCGCATCGTGGCGCTGCGCGGCGACTTGCCCAGCGGCTACGGCATGGGCGGCGAGTTCCGCTACGCCAGCGACCTGGTGGGCTTCATCCGCTCCGAGACAGGCGATCGGTTCAAGCTGGCCGTGGCCGCCTACCCCGAATTCCACCCCCAGGCGCGCTCGCCCGAGGCCGACATCGACGCCTTCGCCGCCAAGGTGCGCGCGGGCGCCGATATCGGCATCACGCAGTATTTCTTCAACGCCGACGCCTACTTCCACTACGTGGATGCGCTGCGCCGGCGCGGCATCGACACGCCCGTGGTGCCCGGCATCATGCCCATCACCAACTCGACCCAACTGCTGCGCTTTTCTGACAGCTGCGGCGCCGAGGTGCCGCGCTGGATCCGCCTGCGCCTGGAGAGCTTGGGCGACGATGCGGCCGCCATCAAGGACTTCGGCGCCGACGTGGTGGCCGCCCTGTGCGAGCGCCTGCGCGCCGGTGGCGCGCCCAGCCTGCACTTCTACACGCTGAACCAGTCGGTGGGCACGTTGGAGGTGTGCCGGCGCCTGGATTTGATACCGGTGTAACTCCTTGGCAACACTTTCGGGGCGGGGCGGGGCACGGCGCCGGTAGTCATTGATTTGTCGCAAACCGTCACATGGGGCCGCGCGGTGCAATGCAGGCAGTCATTTGCAACCTCCAAGGTGATCTCGATGAAAAAAAGCGCCCTGCTTCTTGCCGTTCTCGCCAGCCTCACCGGCACTGCCGCGCTGGCCCAAACCTCGGGCGACAGCCCCTGGCTGGTGCGCCTGCGCGCCGTTCACCTGGACAGCGCCAACAAGGACAGCACGGGTCTGGGCCTGTGGGTCAACAACAAGACGATTCCGGAAGTTGACATCAGCTACTTCTTCACGCCGAACATCGCCGCCGAGCTGATCCTGACCTACCCGCAGAAGCACACGGTCTACGCCAAGGACGCCAGCATCGGCTCGCTCAAGCACCTGCCGCCCACGCTGACGCTGCAATACCACTTCACCAACTCGACGCCATTCACGCCTTACGTGGGAGCGGGCGTCAACTACACGCGATTTGGCTCGGTCAACCTGCTGGGCGGCGCGGCCGACGTCAAGCGCAACTCGTTCGGCCCGGCGCTGCAAATCGGTGCCAGCTACGCTTTGAGCAAGAATCTGTCGATCAACGTGGACGTCAAGAAAGTCTGGATCAAGACGGACGTGTACGCCGGCGGCGCGAAGGCCGGCTCCTTCAAGGTCGATCCGGTGCTGGTGGGCGTGGGCCTGGGCTACCGGTTCTAAAAGCGTCTGTCTTCGCTCGACAGAAGGAAAAGGGGCTTCGGCTCCTTTTTCACATTTCCGGCTGTGCTGGGTGCCGCCGGTGGCGATTAGAGGGCGAATTCAACGACAGACCAGGGCCAGCCCGTTAGAATCGGCCCCCATGTTACGGGACACCTCTCCCGGCCCCCGCTCGCGCGGCACGCCGGTTTCGGGAAGTGCACACCGTCTGCCAGCCAGCCGAATGATGTGGATCGGCGCGCAAGTCCTTGCGTTGGGCCTGGCAGCAGGGCCCTCGGCGGCCCAGACGGTGAGCCTGAATGCTTCCAACTCTGTTTTTTCCGACTCATGCTCGTCTGCCAGGGCAGTGCACGACATGCGTTGCGCCAACTACACGGGCTTCAAGGCCCGCGTGGGTGGCGCT belongs to Ottowia testudinis and includes:
- a CDS encoding TlyA family RNA methyltransferase — its product is MRADQFLVERGLAASRSQAQRLIAAGARWLSPTGWRDMGKSDDLPPDAQVELLDSAEARYVSRGGLKLEGALQGTGLQVAGWHCLDVGQSTGGFTDCLLQHGAASVVGVDVGHGQLHPRLRDDARVRLLEGVNARHLIASQLIAARACQTSASSPFDPSFDLIVGDLSFISLTLVMPALAPLLKAAGHALLLVKPQFELQPADIGKGGVVRDAALYAQVEQRLRAACAELGWRVAHWLPSAVTGGDGNREFFIHAVHTASPTVTP
- the metF gene encoding methylenetetrahydrofolate reductase [NAD(P)H] — its product is MSFPISLEFFPPKTPEGAEKLRAVRQKLYALRPEFCSVTFGAGGSTQEGTLDTVREIVGEGLHGVPHLSCIGQTQASIRQRLATYQQAGVQRIVALRGDLPSGYGMGGEFRYASDLVGFIRSETGDRFKLAVAAYPEFHPQARSPEADIDAFAAKVRAGADIGITQYFFNADAYFHYVDALRRRGIDTPVVPGIMPITNSTQLLRFSDSCGAEVPRWIRLRLESLGDDAAAIKDFGADVVAALCERLRAGGAPSLHFYTLNQSVGTLEVCRRLDLIPV
- a CDS encoding OmpW/AlkL family protein; the protein is MKKSALLLAVLASLTGTAALAQTSGDSPWLVRLRAVHLDSANKDSTGLGLWVNNKTIPEVDISYFFTPNIAAELILTYPQKHTVYAKDASIGSLKHLPPTLTLQYHFTNSTPFTPYVGAGVNYTRFGSVNLLGGAADVKRNSFGPALQIGASYALSKNLSINVDVKKVWIKTDVYAGGAKAGSFKVDPVLVGVGLGYRF